CTATATGTCCAAGCCGGTCGTCGCCGCCGTGGAGGGCTATGCGCTGGGCGGCGGGTTCATTCTGGCGGTGTGCTGCGACATCGTCGTCACCGCCCGAGGAACCCGCTGGCACCTGCCGGAGGTGCAGAACGGCTGGCTGCCGCCCTGGGGGCTGCAGGCCCTGGTCGCCCGCGTCGGCGGTGTCAAGGCGCGTCTGCTCACCTGGGGGGTCGAGCCGATTCTTGGCGACGAGGCGCTGAGGCTGGGCGTCGCCGATTACGCGGCCGAGGACGGCGCCGCTCTCGACCGTGCCAAGGCGCTGACGACGGCGTTGGCCGCACTTCCCGCCAATGCGGTGGCGACCACCAAGCGCTTCTTCGAGGCGTTCGCCGCAGCGGACGCGGAGCGCGCCGACATGCAGGCGTCGCGCCTGTTCGCCGAGGATTGCCTCTCTCCCGCCGCCCGCGCCACGTTCGACCGCTTCACGGTGAAGTCATGAGCAAGATCGTCGATGTTGCGGAGGCCGTCGGCGGGATCGCCGACGGCGCCACCGTCGCCTCGGTCGGGGTGATCGGCTGGGTTACGCCCGACAAGGTGCTGAAGGCGCTCGGCGACCGCTTCCGCGCCACCGGATATCCGCGCAACCTGACCTTCTATTTTCCGGTGGGAACCGGTGATGCCCAGGGCATCAGGGGCATGGACCATGTCGCCCAGGAAG
The Azospirillum sp. TSA2s DNA segment above includes these coding regions:
- a CDS encoding enoyl-CoA hydratase/isomerase family protein, producing MIGIEKTGRVCVITLDRPKRRNALGEEVMKGLAAALRAAEQDPDVGAVVLTGAPPAFCAGSDLKELGGQSIAAMCGHEAETAAIARTIAYMSKPVVAAVEGYALGGGFILAVCCDIVVTARGTRWHLPEVQNGWLPPWGLQALVARVGGVKARLLTWGVEPILGDEALRLGVADYAAEDGAALDRAKALTTALAALPANAVATTKRFFEAFAAADAERADMQASRLFAEDCLSPAARATFDRFTVKS